In Hydractinia symbiolongicarpus strain clone_291-10 chromosome 15, HSymV2.1, whole genome shotgun sequence, one DNA window encodes the following:
- the LOC130629284 gene encoding uncharacterized protein LOC130629284: MRKLGVDEWLVTMVQSMYSNARSRVRINDSLSDEFSVNVGVHQGSVLSPLLFILVLEALSMEFRTGCPWELLYADDLVLIAESMEELVEKFEKWKKGLEEKGLKVNTAKSKVMISSIAAKCDLVVGKWPCGVCRKEVGSNSIFCQTCKHWVHKKCSSISGRLRADIQFVCKRCKGEIIENEVFPALMIYNSGSLEIVENFCYLGDMLGSEGGIGRSVTCRIGSAWKKFRELLPLLTSRVLSIEVKGRLYEACVRSVMLYGSETWAVKQEDLDRLERNDMRMVTWMCNASLRDRKSSDDLRSRLSLRRIKDVIQIRRLNWLGHLERMEENNWVRKCRDLIVPGAKPRGRPRKTWQEVIRTDLIQRKLSLDLTQSRSDWTGYINDPLPI; the protein is encoded by the exons atgagaaaattaggtgtggatgagtggctagttacgatggttcagtctatgtacagcaatgctagaagtcgtgtcaggattaacgattcacttagtgatgaatttagtgtaaatgttggtgtacatcagggttctgtacttagtcctttgttgtttattctagtcttagaagcgctgtcgatggagttcagaacaggttgtccatgggagttattgtatgcagatgatttggttctcatagcagagtcgatggaagaattagttgaaaagtttgagaagtggaagaaaggactagaagagaaagggctgaaggtaaacacagcaaagtctaaagtcatgataagtagcattgcagccaagtgtgaccttgtagttggaaagtggccttgtggagtttgcaggaaagaggttggtagtaactcaattttttgtcagacttgcaagcattgggtacataagaagtgcagtagtattagtggaaggttaagagctgacatacagtttgtatgcaagcgttgcaaaggtgagattatagagaatgaagtatttccagctttaatgatttacaacagtggctcgttagagatagttgagaacttctgttacttaggtgatatgttgggcagtgaagggggtattggtagaagtgttacttgcaggataggttctgcttggaaaaagttcagagagttacttcctttgttgactagcagagtcctgtcaattgaggtaaaaggtaggttgtatgaggcctgtgtaagaagtgttatgttgtacggtagtgagacatgggcagtgaagcaggaagatcttgaccgtttagaaaggaatgatatgagaatggttacgtggatgtgtaacgccagtctgagagacagaaagagttcagatgatctaagaagcaggctaagtctccgtagaattaaagatgttatccagataagaagattgaactggctggggcacttggaaagaatggaggagaataattgggtaagaaagtgtagagacttgatagttcctggggcaaagcccagaggcagaccaagaaagacttggcaggaggttataaggacagacttaatacagaggaagttgagtttagatctaacacagtctagatcaga ttggacggggtatattaatgaccctcttccaatctga
- the LOC130629279 gene encoding FAS-associated factor 2-like, which yields MAAAAVDDSAPNESGSQQEVLLQFQEIVPTYDEQQSQQILEKHQWNLEAAVQSAFNEHEGLPSAYDDIEHHDNPLDRPESSSSSHPTYSPGRSAVDVHRQNTWLNWLGSIAFFPLRVAHVGYCFCYHCFTEFLFFVVRIIWPNFGRALTKPVDDVIKFKEEYEELYGKTHPTFYLGSYSQVLNDAKKELKFLMVYLHSKDHQSTPEFCRTVLSNPGFREYINGNMLFWACDVNSNEGHRVSRAMRERTYPFLAIVCLRDNRMTVVWRIEGVLGVDEIIAVCAQAIDENEASLVAARAERRERSITQELRSEQDAAYLESLARDKQKEEEKKRLLEEARKEEELLRQKENEKLQKIQDLAMRREKCRDHFALLEEPTSSEDGALQIRIKLPNGRQLQRYFLKTNQLQLLYDFVLSHDDAPAEFLLNTNFPRKTFDIRDHESKTLQDVGIASSSAMFVQSLLDESSDEDE from the exons ATGGCGGCAGCAGCTGTTGATGACTCTGCGCCAAACGAGTCTGGAAGTCAACAAGAAGTATTGTTACAATTTCAG GAAATCGTTCCAACTTATGATGAACAGCAAAGCCAACAAATTCTAGAAAAGCATCAATGGAATTTGGAG GCTGCTGTTCAAAGTGCATTCAACGAGCATGAGGGACTACCATCAGCGTATGATGACATAGAACACCATGACAATCCACTGGATAG gccagaatcgtcatcatcatcacatCCAACTTATTCTCCTGGTCGTTCAGCAGTAGATGTTCACAGACAGAAT ACTTGGTTGAATTGGCTAGGAAGCATTGCATTCTTTCCACTTCGAGTTGCGCATGTTGGATACTGTTTTTGTTATCATTGTTTtactgaatttttattttttgtag tgAGAATAATATGGCCAAATTTTGGCAGAG CTCTAACTAAACCTGTAGACGATGTTAtcaaatttaaagaagaatATGAAGAGTTGTATGGAAAAACTCATCCAACTTTTTATTTAGGAAGTTATAGTCAG GTATTAAACGATgccaaaaaagaattaaaatttttaatggtATATTTACATAGTAAAGATCATCAAAGTACTCCTGAATTTTGTAG aacaGTGTTATCAAACCCTGGGTTTAGAGAATATATCAATGGTAACATGCTGTTTTGGGCGTGTGATGTTAATTCTAATGAAGGACATAGAG TTTCAAGAGCAATGCGTGAGAGAACGTATCCATTTCTTGCTATTGTGTGTTTGCGTGATAATAGGATGACGGTGGTGTGGAGAATTGAAG GTGTTTTGGGTGTGGACGAAATAATAGCTGTTTGCGCTCAAGCCATAGATGAAAACGAGGCTTCTTTAGTGGCTGCAAGAGCTGAGag gAGGGAAAGGTCGATCACGCAAGAGCTTCGAAGCGAACAAGATGCTGCATATTTGGAATCATTAGCCAGAGATaaacagaaagaagaagaaaagaaaagattGTTAGAAGAAGCGAGAAAAGAAGAAGAGTTACTGCGTCAGAAGGAGAatgaaaaacttcaaaaaatacAA GATTTAGCTATGAGAAGAGAAAAATGTAGAGACCACTTCGCTTTATTAGAAGAACCAACTAGTAGTGAGGATGGTGCTTTGCAAATTCGAATTAAATTACCGAACGGTCGCCAGCTTCAACGATATTTTCTAAAGACAAACCAATTGCAG CTTCTGTATGATTTCGTACTGTCGCATGATGATGCACCTGCAGAATTTCTTCTGAATACTAATTTTCCACGAAAAACATTTGACATTAGAGATCACGAAAGCAAAACGTTACAAGATGTCGGCATCGCTTCTTCATCCGCCATGTTTGTTCAAAGTTTGTTAGACGAGAGTTCAGATGAAGATGAATAA
- the LOC130629285 gene encoding glutathione S-transferase theta-1-like: MLKLHAVRISPCCRIVWLYCLQNNLPLEINDVDIFGGEHNTNEFRELSPHGEIPLLVDGEVKIYGACAILFYLGEKYTKFNRFGESNAEKAMVNSLLSWTSLELHSTAGHRVVYPHFMEQYHLEDDATESLIEKGTIDLTRHLEMLENLYLSKTKYLTGGFPTIADYYVATVLVQLEWINFGLELWPKISAWLSILKGMQQWKEVHEKHSGFVAELQKHDV, encoded by the exons ATGTTAAAATTACATGCAGTAAGAATTTCTCCTTGTTGCAGAATAGTGTGGCTATACTGCCTGCAAAATAATCTACCCCTGGAAATCAATGATGTTGATATTTTTGGAG GTGAGCATAACACAAATGAGTTTCGTGAGTTGTCTCCACATGGTGAAATACCATTGCTGGTGGACGGAGAGGTGAAGATATATGGCGCTTGCGCTATTTTGTTCTACCTTGGTGAAAAATATACCAAATTTAACAGATTTGGGGAAAGCAATGCAGAAAAAGCTATG GTGAATTCCCTTTTAAGTTGGACATCTCTAGAGTTACACAGTACGGCCGGTCATCGTGTTGTTTACCCTCATTTCATGGAACAGTACCATCTAGAGGATGATGCAACGGAATCTTTGATTGAGAAAGGAACCATAGATTTAACAAGACATCTCGAAATGTTGGAAAATTTGTATCTATCAAAAACTAAGTATCTCACAG GAGGTTTTCCCACGATAGCTGATTATTACGTTGCCACTGTGTTAGTTCAGCTTGAGTGGATCAACTTTGGTCTGGAGTTGTGGCCAAAAATATCTGCATGGTTGTCCATTTTAAAAGGAATGCAGCAATGGAAAGAAGTACATGAAAAGCATAGTGGATTTGTCGCAGAATTGCAAAAACACGATGTTTAG
- the LOC130629273 gene encoding uncharacterized protein LOC130629273, whose amino-acid sequence MSKNIAIMLFYGMCLLLGLSATMETKTSITPSLNFKSRDNISHNATNKTETVVIKNNMEYVINREDKNSLHTHAKIDDEDLPVIKTYKISPDPKTRYKTIEYNIITEDNQLGNESAITDQSVNKWVTTNQSAASLDELVNNTFTSLDQSEYDTSLLYTSRDQILNQSSETSINKSISGEKSIPVIDYKDNTTKLGDQSNSLSENNNASSSTSRSFYKTWLSEQIRDIDSHARSEFEFEETKKRTLSKKHKERDRKNINRKKGTPFKKSSTSHTVLKKQSPSSAKRSYIDTQPTATIRNITKKARVEYFVEDRPDLSRVFWGTVNPHFRTPVLKADKNDIVKHIYDEAEGEKNKPQIPFEIHERKYKPEYTPAYRKKYFRPRVSHRNGRWFWRTINPSHYSKPVEAKADDIVQQAYEQSKAESDRKALGEFLTMSVDQSPPQDTIMNSKRLNRFYSISWPIESRNHIPKSVADTDENSLKVRTKKHKSPDQAIKIHKKVNVAVKNHKKPDVAVKEHSKDVHSHHNNSMSFHLHISDPDKKNTLLGQNTDQILKVIKLSKLPQHTDQKFSSYINDNTILDYSNRYKGKRKVVADFSQGADNARLLVYSLQGDKGNKEKLVETKRDKIELLHHEVEKEESGAKRAVGQFSINRWVYFGINGDLKRENIPLNNNTEKNSGEKNTKDKISFTEEKKTVLKIEKSKVKNADQRGHIHYRKSKYRNMLVEPSKHPTEDVSVKRGINTKSSVKNQDPNLFYILQKHNKLAKTTQEDDNDVSGLQNVLRNSKGGKEAFKAKNSATENSEDQIHNSEKRWYNKKTGNENHSSRRNLARNRNFLSTEISDAIFDDDVMKLTKKQPGTKRSHTSYPRQRLALPSVNRKVIDVTNSDDDYDYDDGVQPEVKSFQKQSNKLSLKEEKLYHDYLNNRDSSMATSYLQDERDKRNKIPNMMDAASYFKYFTEHPEAVQNEASGLRRVLEREKQVSGSARDSIKNHNEEEKDDRGREISKKREWSDENEDSHRKYHEYYHVQEDEDAGKRNDEQVHHKYRDEDDEKSHNERDDHSRYEEEGAKKSDSSDNEEDEEEDDDGIHEYMKKKPLEEDTGSRRSKEVEKHEEEEEETEGGSKRQLRALDALYRSHKFPNEPDSKEILDRFDAPTRVGYQYGQLIWGWFIAPLDGEYIFYSACDDACDIYMSPDEGKDHIRKIISQNRWSLHNQWDKYPEEQTSMGIRLAGGRAYYIQAVGAQSGGRDCLSVGVQLPTGVVLRPITRHFLTRAPIGPGGRFRMSPALAAAQQGDLQAAIGGNVGTIGPGGATGMVPGGKDIKCIQYNRHEIRDCLIRAR is encoded by the exons ATGTCGAAGAATATAGCCATCATGTTATTTTATGGAATGTGTTTGCTGTTAGGGTTGTCAGCGACGATGGAGA CCAAAACCAGCATTACTCCATCTTTAAATTTCAAGTCACGTGACAATATATCCCACAATGCAACAAACAAAACAGAAACTgtagttataaaaaataatatggaGTATGTGATAAACCGTGAAGATAAGAATTCCCTTCATACTCACGCAAAAATAGACGACGAAGACCTTCCAGTaataaaaacttataaaatttCGCCTGATCCAAAAACCAGGTATAAAACTATAGAATATAATATCATAACTGAAGACAACCAATTAGGAAACGAATCAGCAATAACCGACCAATCAGTAAACAAATGGGTGACAACCAACCAATCGGCAGCATCTTTAGATGAACTTGTAAACAATACTTTCACGTCGCTTGACCAATCAGAATACGACACGTCACTTCTTTACACGTCCAGAGATCAGATTTTGAACCAATCATCAGAAACttcaataaataaatcaatatcTGGAGAGAAAAGCATTCCGGTGATTGACTATAAAGACAATACAACAAAGTTAGGAGATCAATCGAACAGTCTCAGCGAAAACAACAACGCCTCGTCTTCGACATCGAGATCATTTTACAAAACATGGTTAAGTGAGCAAATTCGCGATATTGACAGTCATGCAAGGAGCGAATTTGAGTTTGAAGAAACAAAGAAGAGAACATTATCAAAAAAGCACAAAGAAAGAGATAGAAAAAACATAAACCGGAAAAAAGGTACTCctttcaaaaaatcttcaacTTCTCATACTGTGTTGAAGAAACAAAGTCCGAGTAGCGCCAAGCGAAGCTACATTGATACTCAACCAACTGCTACAATACGCAACATAACCAAAAAAGCTCGCGTAGAGTACTTTGTGGAAGACAGACCAGATTTAAGCCGTGTGTTTTGGGGAACAGTAAATCCTCACTTTCGTACGCCAGTTTTAAAGGCAGATAAAAATGACATCGTAAAGCATATTTACGATGAAGCAGAAGGGGAGAAAAATAAACCACAAATACCTTTCGAAATACATGAACGTAAATACAAACCGGAATATACTCCAGCTTATCGGAAGAAATATTTTAGACCAAGAGTTAGCCATCGCAACGGTCGATGGTTCTGGCGAACCATCAATCCCTCACATTACTCTAAGCCTGTGGAAGCAAAAGCTGATGACATAGTACAGCAAGCTTATGAACAAAGTAAAGCTGAAAGTGATAGAAAAGCTCTTGGTGAATTTTTAACTATGTCTGTAGATCAAAGTCCACCACAAGATACCATTATGAATTCTAAAAGATTAAACAGGTTTTATAGTATTTCTTGGCCAATCGAGTCGAGAAATCATATACCCAAGTCGGTGGCAGACACTGACGAAAATTCTTTGAAAGTACGGACTAAGAAACATAAAAGTCCCGACCAAGCCATCAAAATTCACAAGAAGGTTAACGTCGCCGTTAAGAACCATAAAAAACCCGACGTAGCCGTGAAAGAACATAGTAAAGACGTACATTCACATCATAACAACTCCATGTCGTTTCATCTTCACATAAGTGACCCTGATAAGAAAAACACGCTATTGGGACAAAATACAGACCAGATTTTAAAAGTCATAAAGCTCTCCAAGCTACCTCAACATACTGACCAGAAGTTTTCCTCCTATATCAATGACAATACTATTCTCGATTATTCAAACAGATATAAAGGAAAGCGTAAAGTTGTAGCAGATTTTTCACAAGGTGCTGACAATGCAAGATTATTGGTGTATTCGTTACAAGGAGACAAAGGTAACAAAGAAAAACTAGTTGagacaaaaagagacaaaatCGAACTTTTGCATCACGAGGTTGAGAAAGAAGAATCTGGAGCAAAAAGAGCTGTCG GTCAATTTTCAATCAATCGTTGGGTCTATTTTGGTATTAACGGCGACTTAAAAAGAGAGAATATTCCTCTGAATAACAACACAGAGAAaaacagtggtgaaaaaaacacaaaagataaaataagttttacagaagaaaaaaaaactgttttaaaaatagAGAAGAGTAAGGTAAAAAACGCAGACCAGCGTGGTCATATTCATTACCGCAAGTCTAAATACAGAAACATGTTGGTTGAACCCTCGAAACACCCAACTGAAGACGTTTCTGTAAAACGTGGTATAAATACGAAAAGCTCAGTTAAAAATCAAGATCccaatcttttttatatactacaaaaacataacaaactGGCAAAAACAACACAAGAGGATGATAATGATGTTTCTGGTCTTCAGAATGTTCTCAGAAATAGTAAAGGTGGTAAAGAAGCATTTAAAGCGAAGAATAGCGCTACTGAAAACTCTGAGGACCAGATTCACAATTCAGAAAAGCGTTGGTACAATAAAAAGACTGGTAATGAGAATCATTCAAGTAGAAGAAATTTGGCGCgaaatagaaattttttatcAACGGAAATTTCGGATGCTATTTTTGATGACGATGTAATGAAACTAACAAAGAAACAACCCGGGACGAAGAGAAGTCATACGTCGTATCCACGTCAACGCCTCGCTTTACCTTCAGTAAATCGTAAAGTTATTGACGTCACTAATAGCGACGATGACTACGATTACGATGACGGCGTGCAACCTGAAGTCAAAAGCTTTCAAAAGCAATCCAATAAACTaagtttaaaagaagaaaaactgtATCACGACTATTTGAATAACAGAGACAGTTCTATGGCAACAAGTTACTTACAAGATGAGCGAGACAAGCGAAATAAAATACCAAATATGATGGATGCTGCaagttattttaaatattttaccgAACATCCCGAAGCTGTTCAAAACGAGGCTAGTGGTTTGAGACGAGTACTCGAACGAG AAAAACAAGTATCTGGCAGTGCTCGAGACTCTATAAAAAACCACAACGAAGAAGAGAAAGACGACCGCGGAAGAGAGATTTCAAAGAAAAGAGAATGGTCTGATGAAAATGAAGATTCACATAGAAAGTATCATGAATATTATCACGTACAAGAGGACGAAGATGCTGGTAAACGAAATGATGAACAGGTTCATCATAAATATCGAGACGAAGATGATGAGAAAAGTCATAATGAGCGAGACGACCACAGTAGATATGAAGAGGAGGGAGCCAAAAAAAGCGATAGTTCAG ATAACGAAGAAGATGAGGAAGAAGACGATGATGGCATCCACGAATATATGAAGAAGAAACCCCTGGAGGAGGATACAGGATCGAGAAGATCTAAAGAAGTTGAAAAacacgaagaagaagaagaagagacagAAGGAGGTTCCAAACGTCAATTGCGTGCCCTAGATGCCTTGTACAGGTCGCATAAATTTCCAAACGAACCAGACTCAAAAGAGATTCTAGATCGATTTGACGCTCCTACTCGTGTTGGTTATCAATACGGTCAGTTAATATGGGGATGGTTTATTGCTCCCCTGGATGGAGAGTATATATTTTATTCAGCATGTGACGATGCCTGCGATATTTACATGAGCCCAGATGAAGGAAAAGATCACATCAGAAAGATTATTTCACAGAACAGATGGTCCTTGCATAATCAGTGGGATAA ATATCCTGAAGAGCAGACCAGTATGGGAATTCGCCTTGCAGGTGGCCGCGCATACTACATCCAAGCCGTTGGTGCACAAAGTGGCGGGCGAGATTGCTTATCTGTTGGAGTACAATTGCCAACTGGTGTAGTTTTACGGCCAATAACACGACACTTTTTAACCAGAGCTCCTATTG GTCCTGGTGGTCGATTCCGCATGTCACCAGCGTTGGCAGCTGCGCAACAGGGTGATCTTCAGGCCGCTATTGGTGGAAATGTAGGTACCATTGGACCAGGAGGAGCGACCGGCATGGTACCTGGAGGTAAGGACATAAAGTGTATACAATATAACCGACATGAGATTCGTGATTGTTTGATCAGGGCAAGATGA
- the LOC130629214 gene encoding uncharacterized protein LOC130629214 yields MPILAGGLGGGLGDLGGPHGLDQATVAYSGNVAQQGGYLAAGGLGGLAGIGPYGTAGVGSHGGADGQAGAVAGAYGAAGGAGGGGGAGAAGGAGWAAAAGAGGGGVSPQRLPFILCIKCKIEQSIVTKENSHDQNKAFVRQFRKQSSAFKARGGGAAAGGGGGGGGGGGGGGGGGADAGEFYIYVRQT; encoded by the exons ATGCCCATAT TGGCTGGAGGGCTTGGAGGAGGCTTAGGAGATCTTGGTGGTCCCCACGGTTTGGATCAGGCTACAGTAGCTTACTCTGGAAATGTTGCACAGCAAGGAGGATATCTTGCTGCAGGTGGTCTGGGTGGACTTGCTGGTATAGGTCCCTACGGAACAGCAGGAGTTGGTTCTCATGGTGGGGCTGATGGTCAAGCAGGTGCTGTTGCAGGAGCGTATGGAGCAGCTGGTGGTGCTGGTGGAGGTGGTGGGGCTGGCGCTGCTGGTGGAGCTGGATGGGCGGCCGCTGCGGGTGCTGGGGGAGGCG GTGTGTCACCACAAAGGCTTCCTTTTATCTTATGCATCAAATGTAAAATTGAGCAGTCAATTGTAACAAAAGAAAACTCCCATGATCAAAATAAAGCGTTCGTTCGCCAGTTTCGTAAACAATCGTCTGCTTTCAAAGCGC GTGGCGGTGGTGCTGCCGCTGGAGGAGGCGGTGGCGGTGGAGGAGGCGGCGGCGGTGGAGGTGGCGGTGGAGCAGATGCAGGTGAATTTTATATTTACGTTAGACAGACATAG